The following proteins are encoded in a genomic region of Brassica napus cultivar Da-Ae unplaced genomic scaffold, Da-Ae ScsIHWf_3070;HRSCAF=3881, whole genome shotgun sequence:
- the LOC106397892 gene encoding 9-cis-epoxycarotenoid dioxygenase NCED9, chloroplastic-like, translated as MASTSSASRPHLKSLSFSSSSTLRNKKPTPCSVSYPVNKTFPISSSLQPPATYKPISWKKLCKDVASLIPNTTNQAQRTAATILNAVENAMVSYERRHHPLPKTADPAVQIAGNFFPVPEQPVQHNLPVTGTLPECIQGVYVRNGANPLHKPISGHHLFDGDGMVHAVRFNNGSVSYSCRFTETNRLVQERELGRSIFPKAIGELHGHLGIAKLMLFNARGLSGLIDTTRGLGVANTGLIYFNGYLLAMSEDDLPYHVIITQTGDLRTSGRYDFNGQLKTTMIAHPKLDPETGELFALSYDVVSKPYLKYFRFM; from the coding sequence ATGGCTTCTACTTCTTCTGCTTCGAGACCCCATCTTAAATCTCTATCATTCTCCTCTTCGTCAACACTCAGAAACAAGAAACCAACCCCTTGCTCTGTTTCTTACCCCGTCAACAAAACATTTCCCATCTCCTCGTCTCTCCAACCTCCGGCTACGTATAAACCAATTTCTTGGAAGAAACTATGTAAAGACGTCGCATCCTTGATTCCTAACACGACGAACCAAGCACAGAGAACCGCCGCTACGATTTTAAACGCGGTGGAGAACGCCATGGTCTCCTACGAGCGCCGCCATCATCCGCTCCCTAAAACGGCTGACCCCGCCGTACAAATAGCCGGAAACTTCTTCCCGGTCCCGGAGCAACCAGTCCAACATAACCTTCCGGTGACCGGAACGTTGCCAGAGTGTATTCAAGGAGTTTACGTCAGAAACGGAGCCAACCCGCTTCACAAACCAATCTCCGGCCACCATTTATTCGATGGAGACGGTATGGTACACGCTGTCCGGTTCAATAACGGTTCAGTTAGCTATTCTTGCCGGTTCACCGAAACAAACCGGTTGGTTCAAGAGCGAGAACTCGGTCGATCTATCTTCCCCAAAGCAATTGGAGAGCTTCACGGACACTTGGGTATCGCCAAGCTCATGCTCTTCAACGCCCGAGGGCTATCCGGGTTAATCGACACGACCCGCGGACTCGGTGTGGCTAATACCGGTTTAATCTATTTCAACGGTTATCTCTTAGCCATGTCAGAAGACGATTTACCATACCATGTAATAATCACCCAAACCGGAGATTTAAGAACTTCGGGTCGGTACGATTTCAACGGTCAGCTCAAAACCACAATGATCGCCCACCCGAAACTCGACCCGGAAACCGGAGAACTATTCGCTCTCAGCTACGACGTCGTATCAAAGCCTTACTTAAAATACTTCAGGTTCATGTAA